The Kosakonia sp. SMBL-WEM22 sequence TACAGCGCCCTCTATGCCGCAGGCTCGATCTCTCTGGAGAAGCTGTTTGAGGCGATCCACTTTCGCGCGAAGGTCATGCATGATATCAGCCGTCTACACAAAGGAGAGATGGCGGCTGTAAAAGGTCTTGATACTCTGCGCTTGCGCGAATTAATCGACAGCGCCGGGTTAATTGTTGATATCAGTTGTGATAACACTCCTAACCAGCAGGTTATTGGCGGGGCGAGCGAGCCACTACGTGAGTGCTCTCGTCTTTTGCGTGAGAAGGGATTCGAACCGGTTAAACTTGGCGTTAGCGGCGCATGGCATACGCGTTTAATGACGGAGGGCATTGCCTTGATGCGGAACTATCTTGCCGGGATAGAGATGAAGCCGCCGCGCCATGCTGTGGTAATGAATGTATCCGGTAAGGAAGAGTACCATCCTGAGCAGATTAAAGAGAACCTCGCGCTCCATTTGACTCACACAGTTAAATGGCGTGATTCAATCAATGGTTGGCTTATCCATCAGCCGGGCGTGAAGTTTATTGAGATCAGCAATAAAGCTTACCTCGCACAGATGCTCACTGACTTTAGCGATTTCACACCCGCGATGTCCCGGC is a genomic window containing:
- a CDS encoding ACP S-malonyltransferase produces the protein MSEHNTEKPLVLLFAGQGNPAIGMGADLWDLTPAAKHIWDCASDVSGMDLRRLCLKGPMNRLIQTTVQQLAVTAINVTLYALCQQEFDRCVIVGSCGHSVGEYSALYAAGSISLEKLFEAIHFRAKVMHDISRLHKGEMAAVKGLDTLRLRELIDSAGLIVDISCDNTPNQQVIGGASEPLRECSRLLREKGFEPVKLGVSGAWHTRLMTEGIALMRNYLAGIEMKPPRHAVVMNVSGKEEYHPEQIKENLALHLTHTVKWRDSINGWLIHQPGVKFIEISNKAYLAQMLTDFSDFTPAMSRHCKALLSA